One segment of Papaver somniferum cultivar HN1 unplaced genomic scaffold, ASM357369v1 unplaced-scaffold_81, whole genome shotgun sequence DNA contains the following:
- the LOC113345139 gene encoding histone H2A.1-like, which translates to MEGTAKVGKGGRKGGDRKKAVTKSAKAGLQFPVGRITRFLKKGRYAQRLGSGAPVYLAAVLEYLAAEVLELAGNAARDNKKSRIIPRHLLLAIRNDQELGKLLSGVTIASGGVLPNINSVLLPKKKDEAASTPKSPSKSTAAKSPKKK; encoded by the exons ATGGAAGGAACAGCAAAGGTTGGCAAGGGAGGAAGGAAAGGTGGTGATAGAAAGAAAGCAGTAACAAAATCAGCCAAAGCTGGACTTCAATTCCCAGTTGGAAGAATCACTCGTTTCTTAAAGAAGGGTCGTTATGCTCAAAGACTCGGTTCTGGTGCTCCCGTTTACTTGGCTGCTGTTCTTGAATATCTCGCTGCTGAg GTATTGGAATTAGCTGGAAATGCTGCCAGAGACAACAAGAAATCAAGAATCATCCCAAGACATTTGTTGTTGGCTATTAGGAATGACCAGGAATTAGGGAAATTGCTTTCCGGTGTTACTATTGCTAGTGGTGGTGTTCTTCCTAACATCAACTCCGTTTTGTTACCAAAGAAGAAGGATGAGGCTGCCAGTACCCCAAAATCTCCATCAAAATCTACTGCTGCTAAATCTCCAAAGAAGAAGTAA
- the LOC113345508 gene encoding probable 26S proteasome non-ATPase regulatory subunit 3 isoform X2 translates to MGVELLLHVAVESIVAKAIPDGALDATLDRATGWMVSKEIGDVYSTNEPQSAFKSRIAFCLNMHNEAVRALRLSPNSHKREK, encoded by the exons ATGGGTGTTGAGTTATTGCTTCAT gtTGCAGTTGAGAGCATTGTAGCCAAGGCAATCCCTGATGGTGCCTTAGATGCAACTTTGGACCGTGCAACTGGATGGATGGTATCAAAGGAGATTGGGGATGTATATTCCACAAATGAACCTCAATCTGCTTTCAAGTCGAGGATTGCCTTCTGCCTCAACATGCATAATGAGGCTGTGCGCGCACTGCGATTATCTCCAAATTCACATAAGAGGGAAAAGTGA
- the LOC113345508 gene encoding probable 26S proteasome non-ATPase regulatory subunit 3 isoform X1 produces the protein MGHHSLVATWRYTRERCLHGERHENSLRPYFEHTNVAVESIVAKAIPDGALDATLDRATGWMVSKEIGDVYSTNEPQSAFKSRIAFCLNMHNEAVRALRLSPNSHKREK, from the exons ATGGGGCATCATAGCTTGGTTGCTACTTGGAGATACACCAGAGAAAGGTGTCTTCATGGAGAAAGGCATGAGAACAGTTTGAGGCCATACTTTGAGCATACAAAT gtTGCAGTTGAGAGCATTGTAGCCAAGGCAATCCCTGATGGTGCCTTAGATGCAACTTTGGACCGTGCAACTGGATGGATGGTATCAAAGGAGATTGGGGATGTATATTCCACAAATGAACCTCAATCTGCTTTCAAGTCGAGGATTGCCTTCTGCCTCAACATGCATAATGAGGCTGTGCGCGCACTGCGATTATCTCCAAATTCACATAAGAGGGAAAAGTGA
- the LOC113345507 gene encoding probable histone H2A.1 — MEGTAKVGKGGRKGGDRKKAVTKSAKAGLQFPVGRVTRFLKKGRYAQRLGSGAPVYLAAVLEYLAAEVLELAGNAARDNKKSRIIPRHLLLAIRNDQELGKLLSGVTIASGGVLPNINSVLLPKKKDEAASTPKSPSKSTAAKSPKK, encoded by the exons ATGGAAGGAACAGCAAAGGTTGGCAAGGGAGGAAGGAAAGGTGGTGATAGAAAGAAAGCAGTAACAAAATCAGCCAAAGCTGGGCTTCAATTCCCAGTTGGAAGAGTCACTCGTTTCTTGAAGAAAGGCCGTTATGCTCAAAGACTCGGTTCTGGTGCTCCCGTTTATTTGGCTGCTGTTCTTGAGTATCTCGCTGCtgag gTATTGGAATTAGCTGGAAATGCTGCCAGAGACAATAAGAAATCAAGAATCATCCCAAGACATTTGTTGTTGGCGATTAGGAATGACCAGGAATTGGGGAAATTGCTTTCTGGTGTTACTATTGCTAGTGGTGGTGTTCTTCCTAACATCAACTCAGTTTTGTTACCAAAGAAGAAGGATGAGGCTGCCAGTACTCCAAAATCTCCATCAAAATCTACTGCTGCTAAATCTCCAAAGAAGTAG